The Halostagnicola larsenii XH-48 region GGCATCGATGGATTCGTTCGACGCGTTGAGCGCGTCGTAGCACTCGTCGCTCAGATTCATTTCGTTCTCACTATGGGTATCATCACCTGTCGAGTTGTTGATTCCGGAGACAGCGACAATACCAACACCTGCTATCACTACTACGCAGACGACCAGTATCACTCCTGTCGTTGGTATTCGGTTCATTGATCAGTGGCTGGATCAGCTATCAACGCTGCCCGTTGAAAGTATTTTTATTGATTTTACGTACTATAGGAATTGTTTACATGTCTCTCGAGTAGTGGTGTGATCTGATTGTACGCTAAAAAATTGAAGGTGAGTAGAACGCGGGTCGATTCCCGCTTAGCAGCGTTCTGTCAGCTGAGTTTACACTTCGATGTCGAGCTCGAGCAGCTCTATAATCTCGTCAAGGGAATCCTGAATACCAGTGAGGTCAGTAGTTCCGTCATCTCCACCATCGTCAGCTCCGCCATCGTCAGCTCCACCATCTTCAACGGTGGTTTCCTCTTCGAATTCCTGCTCGGCCTCGACATCAGCGTCGCCGCCGTCGCCGCCGTCGCCGGCGTTGGCGTCACCGCTGACGTCGCCGACTTCAGCCGAGGAGTCAGCGTAGCCAGTCTGTTCCTGTGCGTTCTGCTGGTTCACGTTCTGGAACTGGCTCGGTCCAGCGTCCCCACCATCGTCGTACTTGTTGTGGTCGGGGTTGTCAGCAGGACTCGAACTGCTCGCTGCCTGCGTGTTGGAGTTCGAAGCATCCTGCTCTTGGTCAACGATTGCTGGACCGGTTTCGACGTCTACGTTGTGGCCCTCGTGCGTCGCATCGCCGCCGTCGCCGCCGTCGCCGCCAACTCCGACACCGATATTGTTGGCGGATTCATTGGTGTCGTTCTGTGCCGCTGCTGTCCCGGCGAACCCCATGAACATGAGGCTGCCGACCAGTGCGAATACCATCAGCGCTGTGAATGTGCGTTTCATATTTGGTTAGTGCATCGTCCGGGCATACACGCGCGGACCGCCGAAACCGGGTCGTCACCAGCGCACCGCGTTTCTGGATTCGGCACCAGTCTCGAGTGCGCGGTTCCTCGCGGGATCTCGACCGATCCGAGCGATGCCACGGCGCGTTGCCCGGTTGGTTCCGACCATCAGCGCCCGTATTAACCCGAATTACAGTTTCAATGATCTATTGTCGATTGTGTGGCCGTTCGACCAACGTTACATTTGCTTTCGAAGTTGTCAGTCACTGTATCACCAATTTATCGTCGGAACGGACAGCCTATCGACAATTTCGCGTCTATATCTCGTGCTTACTCCCGCGGTGTAGTCGGCGTAATCTCGCATACACACGGTCCGAAACAGGTGTCGGTCCGGTTTTCAAGACTGTTCCTCAATCCGGTGGGTCACTGACTCGTGGATGTTACCGCCTACGTTCTCGAGACGGTGAACGAAACGGGCGGAATTCGGCGTGTTTTCGTCTGTCACACCGTCTCGGAACCGCCTAACCCGGACGATTTCGCCGGTAGTAGTCACCTTCGTAACCGGCCCAAAACTCGAGCGGCGCGCTCGGGGCGGTAACGACCTTGTTCTCTATTACAACCTACAGATAACAAAGACACTATTCGGAAAATGATGGTTCGCACCGTGAAGATGCAGTAAGAAAAGACCCTCACAGGGCATTTGAAACGATAACAAAAATACACGATGATATCACGATCACAACTTACGACAGTTCTCGTCGCCGCGATGCTCGCGCTCTCGATGACGGGTGCGGCCCTCCCCGCGACCGCACAGGAGGATTCCGGCGAGGATGACAGAACGATCCACACGCTCGAGGACGGAGAAGACCTCTACTTCGTCTTCGGCGCGGATCTCGGCGATCAATCAGTAGAAGAGTACGTCGACGAACACTTAGAGAGCGAAGCCAGCGCCGCCTCCGACGGCTCGAGTCCGGCTGCGGATATCGTCCAGTATCAGGACGTGAACCAGACGAACGTCGACATTCAGGAAGGCGCAGCCTCAATCTCCATCGACGGCGGCGACGCGACCGCTATCCAAGAGTCTCAACAGACGAACGAGAACACCCAGGAGGGCGAAGCCATCTCCGAGAACCAGAACCTCGAGGAGCAAAACGTCCAGTTCGAGGATGTCGGTGACGTCTACTTCCTCTTCGGCGATGACAACACCCAGCGCTTCGACGGCTGGGCGGTTGCCGGCGAAAAAGGAGGCGATCACGACAAGAAACACGACAAGGAGATAAAGTACTCCGAAGCGACCGTCACGCAGCTACAGCAGGTCGATCAGGCGAACGTCAACGAACAGAGCGTCGCCTTCTCGATCGCCGAAAACGGCAGTGACGCGCTCTCGATTCAGGACAGTTCCCAGCTTAATTCCAACTCCCAGAGCGCGGTCGCGAACGCGCAGAACGTGAATCCGAGCACCGCTCAAGGCGGTACCCAGGTCGCCGCGTCGGACCTGGATCAGGCTCAGGAGAGTATGCAGACCAACATCAACCAGCAAGGCTTCGCCGTCGCGATCGCGATCGGCAACGAATCCACGGCGACGTCGATCCAGACGACGGACCAGTCGAACATCAACGAACAAGTCGGAAGCGCCTACTCGGCGTCCGTCCTCGAAGCGACGGAGGGCATGAACGTCGCGTCGGCGAGTACGAACGGCGGCTCCGACGTGGTCGAAACCGTTAGCGACAAACAGAAGACCGGCCACGACAAGAAGAAAGGAAGCGACAATACCGACGCGAGCGTCAGCCAGTACCAGAGCGTCGACCAGCTCAACCTCAACCAGCAGAGCTCCGCGGTCGCAATCGCACTCAACGGCAGCGAAGCGACTGCGATCCAGATCTCTCACCAGGAGAACCACAACGCACAGGTCGGCATCTCACAGGCGCTGCCGGCGAACGAGGCCGGATCGTCACCGGGCGTTCTCTACAGCGAGGAGACGACCGTCTCGCTCAAGGGAGACAACGCGTCGGACAACCCGATCATGACGATCGACTCCGACGTTGGCGGCCAACAAAAACAGGACGTCGCCTATCAGCCCGATGCGGACGTCGATCAGTACCAGTCGCTCTTCCAGGAGAACTTAAACGAACAGCAGGCTGCGTTCGCAGTTGCCGAGGATGGCGGTGAAGCGACATCGTCGCAAGTGAGCATGCAGTCCAACGAGAACGTTCAGTTCGGCTCCGCGATCGCTCCGTCTGCGATCCCGGCATAACCTGCTGGAGAGTCAAGCACCACACCATCTCGAGGCAGTCTCGAGATCGAAGCGTCCCTGATTTTTCGAGCCCAATTATCGGCCGAAGAGCGCCAGCAGTGCACTTCGAGCGCCGTCTTTCTTATTCTTCGTCGACGCCGGTCGTCGGTGAGTCGTCGGTTTCGCGGTGTTCGGCGAGGGCCTCGTCGATGCCCAACTCGCCCGCGGCGACGCGTTCGGCCAGCGAATCGTCGATCGCGCGGTTCGTTTCGCTGCGCTCGCGCGAGCGGTCTTTGATCACCTGCAACTCGCCGGCGGTGGGTTCGATCTCCCGACTCTCGACGGGGTCCCCCTCGAGTCTCGCGATATTCGCGGCCGCGAGGAGGTCGCCGGCCCCTCGAGCGCCCGTTCCCAGGTACGGCGTCGTCCCCGTTTCGTCGACGAGTTCGACGCGAACGCCCTCGAGTTGGTTGACGAGCTTTGCGCTCTGGAGCCGAGAGCCGTCGCCGATCCGAACCAGCGGGTCGACGGCTTCGGCCGCTTCGCGGGTGATGACATCGACTGCGTCGGCGATCGGAACCTGGAACGCGGCGACGATCATCTCCCCCGCGAGGACGGCGATACCCGGCTTTCGGCCGGGATCGACGCCGATGATCGTTCGGCCGCTCTCGCCGCGAAATGCGGCGAGGGCCTGCTCGACGGCGCGTCGTGACTCGTCCGGAACGGCGACGACCGTGGGAACGCCCTCGAACGCGTCTGCGTTGTCTTCGCCCGTGATCACGACGCCGGTCTGCTCGGGGAGGTCGTCGTCGGCTTCGATCGTCGTAAACGTCGCTCCGCGGTCGCGGAGTTCGTTGACGACGCCGTGGTAGACTTCGAAGTCGGTCGTTGCGACGACGATCACACACAGACGTTCGTCGCGGCGGGGAATAAACTATCCCGTTCGAAGAATGCGGCGCTCTCGGCTGGACTCAGTATGGGTGTGCAGTTCCGAAATCCGTCCTCGAGAACGGTTCCGGGAGGTTTTTGCTGGCAGCCATCCACGTTCGACCGTGAACGACGAGTCGATTCAGACCGGTTGTCCACCGGTCGACGAGTTGCTCGGCGGCGGCTTCGAGCGCGGCACCGTGACGCAACTGTACGGCCCGCCCGCCGCGGGCAAGACCAATCTGGCCCTCTCGAGCGCCGTCGAAACGGGTGCAAACGGCGGGACCGCGGTCTACATCGACACCGAAGGGGTCTCCGTCGATCGGTTTCAGCAACTGCTGTCCGCTCGCGTTGAATCCGGAGAGTCCGACCAGACGGTCGAGGATGTCGCCTCCCGAATCGTCATCGAGGACGCGCTCGATTTCGGGGAACAGGAGGAAGCCGTCCGGGACGCCGAGGAGTTCGCCGAGCGAGCGGACCTGATCGTCCTCGACAGCGCGACCGGCTTCTACCGACTCGAGCGGACCGGCGACAGCGACGGCGGGGAGGCGCTTCGGAGCGTCACCCGGCAGGTGACTCATCTCCTCTCGCTCGCGCGCAAGTACGATCTCGCGGTGGTTCTCACGAATCAGGTGTTCGCCGATCCGGACTCGGATCGAACGCGGGCACTCGGCGGGAACACCTTAGAGCACTGGACCGGCGTCGTCGTCCGCGTCGACCGATTCCGCGGCGGGAACCGGCGAGCGACGCTCGAGAAACACCGGTCGAAGGCGGCCGGTGAATCAGCGCAGTTCCAGATCACCGATACCGGACTCGAGGGAAGTAGCGACGGGTCGAATTTCTGATCGAACTGTGAGAGCGGTTGCTGACGTGCGGTTGTGGTAGTTCGTCGAGACAACCACCGACAAAAGACCGGGCGGCCCGCACCGCCGTCTCAGATTTCGTTGAGCTTTCGCAGCAGTTGACCGCGATACTCCTCGTCGCTCGCGATGCCTTTCATCTCGAGGACGTTTCGCTCGAGTTTGTCCAGCGCGACGCGGAAGCCGTTTTCAGCGCCGTAGCCTTCGCCGGTGCCGGCGACCTGTCCTTTGTTCGTCCGGAGTCGGATCTGCACCTGTACTAGGGGAGTTCCGCGGAGCTTTTCGTTGTGCTGGTGGAGGCGAACGTGGGCGTGCATCACCTGCATCTCCTGGTACTTGTCCGCGACCGACTGAATGCTCTCCGTGACGGACTCTCGAGTGATGGTATCGAGCAAGGATACGTTCGTAATCTGAACGTCCATGTGCTCTTCTTCCGTGTAAGTGAGCGCGCGGAGGACATCCGTCTTCGTCACGATGCCGTTGACGATGCGGTCGTCGTCCTTGGGGGTGACCATCAGGCCCGCATAGTCGTCGTCGAGCATCTCTTCGACCGCCTCCTTTGCCGTCGTATCGAGGGTCGTCGTTTCGACGGGACTGTTCATGATGTCGTAGACCGGCACGTCGAGCATTCGATCGTTGTCCCCGACGCGGTCTCCGGTCGTCATCCGTTCGTTCTGCCGGATGACGAAGTCCGCGATGTCGTGGGTGGTGACGACGCCGGTCAGGTAGCCGTTTTCGTTCAGGACCGGTAGCCGAGAGATCCCGTTCTCGCGCAGGTAGTTGATCGCCTTTCCGATCCCGTCGTTCTCGTCGACGGTGATCGGATCGTCGGAGTAGATATCCCCGACGGTGAGCGTATCTAAGTTCTCGAGGACGGCCTCGAGGATCGCGTCGCCGCTGATGACGCCCCAAAGGGCGTCGTTTTCGAACACCGGTGCGACCTTCGAGTTGCTCTCGATGAGCTGTCGTGCGGTCTCGCGGACGTCTTCGTACCGATCGAGTTTCGGTGCCGGCGAGTTTCGACTCGGTTTGAGCAGCGCCGACACTTTCGCGTCGTCCTCGACGTGGGATTGAAGGACCTCCCGCTCGCTGATGACGCCCTCGTACTCCCCGTCGTCGGTGACGATAATTCCTTTGGGGTTGCCGTTCTCGAAGGTCGAACGGACTTTCCCCATGCGTGTTCCGACATCTACTTCGATGAAGTCTTTGGTGGCGATATCAGCGATATCCATCGTTACGGGTGGGGCTACTCGCGCTGGGGTATTTAAGATAACGCCTGTAACGAACGGTTCCGGGGGACGCGCTTTTTTTGCACTGGAGGTGTAGGGGGCGCCATGATCCCCGATATTAGCGTCTTCGGTCGATACACCTACCTCGTGACGGAACTGTTCTGGGGAGCGATCGCACTGATCCTCCTTCGTCGAGCGGGCGCGCTTCGAAAGGCTGCCGTGACGATTCTCGCCCTGTATCCGGTGGCTTACGTCTGGGACAGGTATACGCTCGAGGTCGGCGTCTTCGACATCAAACTCCGAACGGGGACCGACATCGCCGGCATCCCGCTCGAAGAACACCTCTTCATGGCCGTCGTTCCCGGACTGGTGATCGCCTTTCACGAGACGATTTTCGGTCCCCGGAGGGAGGATCGATCCGCCGCCTGAGAACGCCAGACAGCATGTGGGACAGCCATCATGTCCTGCGACTAACCATGAACGTCTTAATACTCCGGCGTCTTGATACGAGTGAATGGGCCGTGGCCCCCCGTCCGATACCGATTCCCGCAGAACGGATTCCATCGACGAGGAGGAATCGTCTCCGACCGTCGCATCAAGACTGGCATCGGCCGCTCGGGTACTCCTCACGCTCGGGTTGCTCTGTGGACTCGTTATCAGTGCGATAGCGGTCGGTCCGACGCTCATCGACGATTTCGGCGATTTTGGCGAGTTCGACGACCTCCCAGCGCCCAGCGAGGATCCGCCACCGGCCGGCGAGCGCGACCCGGACGTCACCGATCCGGATGATCCGAACGAAACGAGCTACGAAACCGAAGTCGAGACGGTATCCTCCGAAACCGTCGAGGACTTCGTCCACGCGAAGGTCAACGACCGCCGTGCCGAACACGATCTCGAGGCGCTCGAATGGGACGGAACGATCGCCTCGGTCTCCCGGGCCCACAGCGAAGATATGGACGATCGGGACTATTTCGCACACACGAACCCCGATGGTGAAGACCCGTACGACCGGTTCGAAGACGTCTCGGATTACTGTCGGAGCTACGGAGAGAACCTGGCGATGAACTGGCTCGAGCGCCCCGTTCAAGAGCCAAACGAGAGTACGACCGTCGAGTACCAGACCGCAGAAGGGATCGCCGAAGCGCTCGTCGTACAGTGGATGAACTCGCCGGACCACCGCGATGCGATCC contains the following coding sequences:
- the radB gene encoding DNA repair and recombination protein RadB, translated to MNDESIQTGCPPVDELLGGGFERGTVTQLYGPPAAGKTNLALSSAVETGANGGTAVYIDTEGVSVDRFQQLLSARVESGESDQTVEDVASRIVIEDALDFGEQEEAVRDAEEFAERADLIVLDSATGFYRLERTGDSDGGEALRSVTRQVTHLLSLARKYDLAVVLTNQVFADPDSDRTRALGGNTLEHWTGVVVRVDRFRGGNRRATLEKHRSKAAGESAQFQITDTGLEGSSDGSNF
- a CDS encoding lycopene cyclase domain-containing protein translates to MIPDISVFGRYTYLVTELFWGAIALILLRRAGALRKAAVTILALYPVAYVWDRYTLEVGVFDIKLRTGTDIAGIPLEEHLFMAVVPGLVIAFHETIFGPRREDRSAA
- a CDS encoding CAP domain-containing protein — its product is MGRGPPSDTDSRRTDSIDEEESSPTVASRLASAARVLLTLGLLCGLVISAIAVGPTLIDDFGDFGEFDDLPAPSEDPPPAGERDPDVTDPDDPNETSYETEVETVSSETVEDFVHAKVNDRRAEHDLEALEWDGTIASVSRAHSEDMDDRDYFAHTNPDGEDPYDRFEDVSDYCRSYGENLAMNWLERPVQEPNESTTVEYQTAEGIAEALVVQWMNSPDHRDAILEEGQSQSWDRAGVGVYLSEDGEVYASQNFCTEW
- a CDS encoding CBS domain-containing protein, which gives rise to MDIADIATKDFIEVDVGTRMGKVRSTFENGNPKGIIVTDDGEYEGVISEREVLQSHVEDDAKVSALLKPSRNSPAPKLDRYEDVRETARQLIESNSKVAPVFENDALWGVISGDAILEAVLENLDTLTVGDIYSDDPITVDENDGIGKAINYLRENGISRLPVLNENGYLTGVVTTHDIADFVIRQNERMTTGDRVGDNDRMLDVPVYDIMNSPVETTTLDTTAKEAVEEMLDDDYAGLMVTPKDDDRIVNGIVTKTDVLRALTYTEEEHMDVQITNVSLLDTITRESVTESIQSVADKYQEMQVMHAHVRLHQHNEKLRGTPLVQVQIRLRTNKGQVAGTGEGYGAENGFRVALDKLERNVLEMKGIASDEEYRGQLLRKLNEI